The Stenotrophomonas maltophilia sequence GCCGTTGCCGCTGGCCATCGCCCACTGAGGCCGCGCCATGCACTGGGCCTGCCTGTTGTTGCCGCAGCTGGCGCTGGACAGCGTGCTGCGCCTGCAGCCGGACCCGCAGCGGCCATTGGTGCTGCTGCAGGGGCCGGCACAGCGTCGCGTGCTGCGTGCGGTCAGCCCTGCCGCCCGCGCAGCGGGGCTGCGCCCGGGCATGCTGCTGTCGGCCGCGCAGGTGCTGGTGCAGGACATGCACCTGCACGACTACGACCCGAACGCCGAACAGCACACCCGGCAGCTGCTGGCCAGCTGGGCCTACGCCTACAGCTCGCAGGTCAGCCTCGATTTCCCGCATGCACTGGTACTGGAGATCGGTGCCAGCCGCGCCCTTTTCGGCGACTGGCTGACCATCGAGCAGCGCCTGCGCAACGAGCTGCATGAACTCGGCTTCCGTCACCGCCTGGTGGCCGCGCCCACCGCGCATGCCGCGCGCGTGCTGGCCAATGTGCATGACGGCCTCGGCATCGATGCACAACAGTTGCCGGCAGTGCTGGCGCAGCTGCCGCTGCCGCGCTGCGGCCTGCCCAGCGAAGCGGTGACCGTACTGGGCCGCTCCGGGCTGCGCACGCTGGGTGCGGTGCTCGAACTGCCGCGCGACAGCCTGGCCCGGCGCTTCACCCCCGAGGTACTGCAGCAGCTGGATGCATTGCGTGGGCTGCCCACCGCACCCCTGCGCTACTACCAGCCACCGGACCGGTTCGATGCGCGCATCGAGTTTGAATACGAAATCGAATCCAGCCAGGCCCTGTTGTTCCCGCTGCGTCGCCTGCTGCTGGACCTGGCCGCATTCCTGTGTTCGCGCGATGGCGGCGTGCAGCGCTTCGACCTGCATTTCGAGCATGACCTGCTGCCGGCCAGCGTGCTGACCATCGGCCTGCTGGCGCCCGAGCGCGATCCCGCGCTGCTGTTCGAGATCGCGCGCAACCGCATGGAGGCCTTCGCCCTGCCAGCCGGCAGCCGCGCACTGCGCCTGCAGGCCGAGCAGCTGCCGCCGTTCGTGCCCGCCGCACGCGACCTGTTCGATACCCGGCCGGCG is a genomic window containing:
- a CDS encoding Y-family DNA polymerase, whose protein sequence is MHWACLLLPQLALDSVLRLQPDPQRPLVLLQGPAQRRVLRAVSPAARAAGLRPGMLLSAAQVLVQDMHLHDYDPNAEQHTRQLLASWAYAYSSQVSLDFPHALVLEIGASRALFGDWLTIEQRLRNELHELGFRHRLVAAPTAHAARVLANVHDGLGIDAQQLPAVLAQLPLPRCGLPSEAVTVLGRSGLRTLGAVLELPRDSLARRFTPEVLQQLDALRGLPTAPLRYYQPPDRFDARIEFEYEIESSQALLFPLRRLLLDLAAFLCSRDGGVQRFDLHFEHDLLPASVLTIGLLAPERDPALLFEIARNRMEAFALPAGSRALRLQAEQLPPFVPAARDLFDTRPAQAMPWSQLRERLRARLGDDAVQPLAVQADHRPERASGIQPPTKPPAYWPLRPGWLLDTPQPLRDPRLRIIAGPERIESGWWDQADARRDYYVVETAHGQRGWAFRTRNDPHAPWMLHGWFG